A region of Arabidopsis thaliana chromosome 5, partial sequence DNA encodes the following proteins:
- the ZWI gene encoding kinesin-like calmodulin-binding protein (ZWICHEL) (ZWICHEL (ZWI); FUNCTIONS IN: microtubule motor activity, calmodulin binding; INVOLVED IN: trichome branching, pollen germination; LOCATED IN: plasma membrane; EXPRESSED IN: 24 plant structures; EXPRESSED DURING: 15 growth stages; CONTAINS InterPro DOMAIN/s: FERM central domain (InterPro:IPR019748), Prismane-like (InterPro:IPR011254), MyTH4 domain (InterPro:IPR000857), Kinesin, motor domain (InterPro:IPR001752), FERM, N-terminal (InterPro:IPR018979), Band 4.1 domain (InterPro:IPR019749), Kinesin, motor region, conserved site (InterPro:IPR019821), FERM/acyl-CoA-binding protein, 3-helical bundle (InterPro:IPR014352), FERM domain (InterPro:IPR000299); BEST Arabidopsis thaliana protein match is: Di-glucose binding protein with Kinesin motor domain (TAIR:AT2G22610.1); Has 92267 Blast hits to 53660 proteins in 2386 species: Archae - 1115; Bacteria - 10663; Metazoa - 44616; Fungi - 7060; Plants - 5081; Viruses - 192; Other Eukaryotes - 23540 (source: NCBI BLink).), whose amino-acid sequence MEGQRGSNSSLSSGNGTEVATDVSSCFYVPNPSGTDFDAESSSLPPLSPAPQVALSIPAELAAAIPLIDRFQVEAFLRLMQKQIQSAGKRGFFYSKKSSGSNVRERFTFEDMLCFQKDPIPTSLLKINSDLVSRATKLFHLILKYMGVDSSDRSTPPSLDERIDLVGKLFKKTLKRVELRDELFAQISKQTRHNPDRQYLIKAWELMYLCASSMPPSKDIGGYLSEYIHNVAHDATIEPDAQVLAVNTLKALKRSIKAGPRHTTPGREEIEALLTGRKLTTIVFFLDETFEEISYDMATTVSDAVEELAGTIKLSAFSSFSLFECRKVVSSSKSSDPGNEEYIGLDDNKYIGDLLAEFKAIKDRNKGEILHCKLVFKKKLFRESDEAVTDLMFVQLSYVQLQHDYLLGNYPVGRDDAAQLCALQILVGIGFVNSPESCIDWTSLLERFLPRQIAITRAKREWELDILARYRSMENVTKDDARQQFLRILKALPYGNSVFFSVRKIDDPIGLLPGRIILGINKRGVHFFRPVPKEYLHSAELRDIMQFGSSNTAVFFKMRVAGVLHIFQFETKQGEEICVALQTHINDVMLRRYSKARSAANSLVNGDISCSSKPQNFEVYEKRLQDLSKAYEESQKKIEKLMDEQQEKNQQEVTLREELEAIHNGLELERRKLLEVTLDRDKLRSLCDEKGTTIQSLMSELRGMEARLAKSGNTKSSKETKSELAEMNNQILYKIQKELEVRNKELHVAVDNSKRLLSENKILEQNLNIEKKKKEEVEIHQKRYEQEKKVLKLRVSELENKLEVLAQDLDSAESTIESKNSDMLLLQNNLKELEELREMKEDIDRKNEQTAAILKMQGAQLAELEILYKEEQVLRKRYYNTIEDMKGKIRVYCRIRPLNEKESSEREKQMLTTVDEFTVEHPWKDDKRKQHIYDRVFDMRASQDDIFEDTKYLVQSAVDGYNVCIFAYGQTGSGKTFTIYGHESNPGLTPRATKELFNILKRDSKRFSFSLKAYMVELYQDTLVDLLLPKSARRLKLEIKKDSKGMVFVENVTTIPISTLEELRMILERGSERRHVSGTNMNEESSRSHLILSVVIESIDLQTQSAARGKLSFVDLAGSERVKKSGSAGCQLKEAQSINKSLSALGDVIGALSSGNQHIPYRNHKLTMLMSDSLGGNAKTLMFVNVSPAESNLDETYNSLLYASRVRTIVNDPSKHISSKEMVRLKKLVAYWKEQAGKKGEEEDLVDIEEDRTRKDEADS is encoded by the exons ATGGAGGGCCAACGAGGCAGTAATTCTTCGTTGAGCTCTGGCAATGGCACCGAAGTCGCCACCGacgtttcttcttgcttctatgTTCCCAATCCCTCTGGAACCGATTTCGATGCCGAGTcgtcttctcttcctcctct CTCCCCAGCTCCTCAAGTGGCATTGTCAATTCCTGCGGAGCTTGCCGCCGCCATTCCCCTCATCGATCGCTTCCAGGTTGAAGCTTTTCTGCGGCTAATGCAGAAACAAATCCAGTCTGCTGGGAAGCGTGGCTTCTTCTATTCCAAAAAGTCCTCTGGCTCCAATGTCCGCGAGCGCTTCACATTTGAGGATATGCTTTGCTTTCAAAAG GATCCAATCCCCACATCTCTCCTCAAGATTAACAGCGATCTCGTCAGCCGTGCTACCAAGTTGTTTCATCTCATCTTAAAATATATGGGTGTTGATTCATCTGATCGATCTACGCCTCCCAGTTTAGATGAACGCATTGACCTCGTTGGAAAGCTCttcaaaaaaactttgaagcGTGTTGAACTCAGGGACGAACTTTTTGCCCAAATCTCCAAACAGACTAGACATAATCCTGACAGGCAATACTTGATCAAAGCTTGGGAATTGATGTACTTATGTGCCTCCTCTATGCCTCCTAGCAAAGATATCGGTGGATATCTATCTGAGTATATTCATAATGTCGCACACGATGCAACTATTGAACCGGATGCTCAGGTTCTTGCTGTTAACACTTTGAAAGCTTTAAAGCGCTCTATCAAAGCTGGTCCTAGGCACACCACACCTGGTCGTGAAGAAATTGAAGCCCTTTTGACCGGTAGAAAGCTCACAACCATTGTCTTCTTTCTCGATGAAACTTTTGAAGAAATTTCATATGACATGGCTACCACAGTGTCTGATGCTGTTGAG GAGCTAGCTGGAACAATTAAACTATCAGCTTTCTCTAGCTTTAGTTTGTTTGAATGTCGTAAAGTTGTTTCAAGTTCTAAATCATCTGATCCCGGAAATG AGGAATATATAGGATTGGATGATAACAAGTATATTGGAGATCTCCTCGCAGAATTTAAAGCTATTAAAGATCGAAATAAAGGAGAGATACTACACTGCAAACtggtatttaaaaaaaaattattccGAGAGTCTGATGAAGCTGTAACAGATCTGATGTTTGTGCAACTTTCGTATGTTCAA CTGCAACATGACTATTTGCTAGGAAACTATCCTGTTGGGAGGGACGATGCTGCACAGCTTTGTGCCTTGCAAATTCTTGTTGGGATTGGGTTTGTCAATAGTCCAGAGTCATGCAT TGATTGGACATCACTTCTTGAGCGGTTTTTGCCAAGACAAATAGCAATAACCCGAGCAAAGCGTGAATGGGAATTGGATATCCTTGCTCGCTACCGTTCAATG GAGAACGTGACCAAAGATGATGCAAGACAACAATTTCTACGGATACTGAAGGCACTGCCATACGGgaattcagttttttttagcGTACGCAAGATAGATGATCCGATCGGTCTTTTACCTGGGCGAATCATTTTGGGTATCAACAAACGTGGG GTTCACTTTTTTCGACCGGTTCCTAAAGAATATCTGCACTCTGCTGAACTACGTGACATCATGCAATTTGGCAGCAGTAACACTGCtgtctttttcaaaatgaGAGTCGCTGGTGTTCTTCACATATTTCAGTTCGAGACAAAACAG GGAGAAGAAATTTGTGTTGCTTTGCAAACACATATAAATGATGTCATGTTGCGTCGTTACTCCAAAGCTCGATCTGCTGCCAATAGCTTGGTTAATGGAGATATATCTTGTAGTTCTAAGCCGCAAAATTTTGAAGTGTATGAAAAACGTTTGCAAGATTTGTCTAAGGCTTATGAAGAGTCCCAAAAGAAGATTGAGAAG TTGATGGATgaacaacaagagaaaaatCAGCAAGAAGTTACTCTGCGTGAAGAGTTAGAAGCTATACACAATGGTTTGGAGCTTGAAAGGAGAAAATTGTTGGAGGTTACTTTAGACCGAGATAAACTTAGGTCATTGTGTGACGAGAAGGGAACAACTATTCAA TCCTTGATGTCTGAACTGCGAGGAATGGAAGCAAGGTTGGCAAAGTCGGGCAACACAAAATCAAGTAAAGAGACAAAATCAGAATTAGCCGAAATGAATAATCAG ATATTATACAAGATCCAAAAGGAGTTAGAAGTTCGAAATAAGGAATTGCATGTCGCAGTTGATAATTCAAAGAGGTTGTTGAGTGAAAACAAGATATTGGAGCAAAATCTCaatattgaaaagaagaaaaaagaggag GTTGAAATTCATCAAAAGAGatatgaacaagaaaaaaaggtgTTAAAGCTTCGAGTTTCTGAACTTGAAAATAAGCTTGAAGTACTTGCTCAAGACTTGGATAGTGCTGAGTCTACGATTGAAAGTAAGAATTCTGACATGCTGCTGTTGCAAAATAACTTGAAAGAACTTGAGGAGTTAAGAGAAATGAAAGAG gACATTGACAGAAAAAATGAGCAAACAGCTGCCATTTTGAAAATGCAAGGAGCCCAACTTGCTGAGCTAGAAATACTTTATAAGGAAGAACAAGTTTTAAGGAAAAGATACTATAATACCATAGAAG ATATGAAAGGGAAGATTAGAGTTTATTGTCGAATAAGACCtctaaatgaaaaagagagttCAGAGAGGGAAAAACAAATGCTGACAACTGTGGATGAGTTTACTGTTGAACATCCATGGAAAGACGACAAAAGAAAGCAACACATATATGATCGCGTATTTGACATGCGTGCTAGTCAAGATGATATCTTTGAAGACACAAAG TATTTGGTACAGTCGGCTGTAGATGGGTATAACGTTTGCATCTTTGCATATGGTCAAACTGGTTCTGGAAAAACTTTCACTATATATGGGCATGAGAGCAATCCTGGACTCACACCTCGAGCTACAAAGGAACTGTTCAACATATTAAAGCGAGATAGCAAgagattttcattttctctaaaG GCATATATGGTGGAACTTTATCAAGACACACTTGTAGACCTTTTGTTACCAAAAAGTGCAAGACGCTTGAAACTAGAGattaaaaaagattcaaag GGAATGGTCTTTGTAGAGAATGTGACAACTATTCCTATATCAACTTTGGAGGAACTGCGAATGATTCTTGAACGGGGATCGGAACGACGACATGTTTCTGGAACAAATATGAATGAAGAAAGCTCAAGATCTCACCTCATATTATCAGTTGTTATTGAAAGTATTGATCTTCAAACCCAGTCTGCTGCGAGGGGCAAG CTGAGTTTTGTGGATCTTGCTGGTTCTGAGAGAGTTAAAAAGTCGGGCTCAGCTGGTTGTCAACTCAAAGAAGCTCAAAGTATCAACAAATCACTTTCTGCATTAGGTGATGTTATTGGTGCTTTATCTTCTGGCAACCAGCATATTCCTTATAGGAATCACAAGCTAACGATGTTGATGAGCGATTCATTGGGCGGCAATGCCAAGACGTTAATGTTTGTTAATGTGTCTCCAGCCGAATCAAATTTGGACGAGACGTACAATTCTCTTCT ATATGCATCGAGAGTGAGAACGATCGTGAATGATCCCAGCAAACATATATCATCCAAAGAGATGGTGCGATTGAAGAAGTTGGTAGCATACTGGAAAGAGCAAGCCGGTAAAAAAGGTGAGGAAGAAGACTTGGTGGATATTGAGGAAGATCGTACACGAAAAGATGAGGCAGATAGTTGA
- the ZWI gene encoding kinesin-like calmodulin-binding protein (ZWICHEL) (ZWICHEL (ZWI); FUNCTIONS IN: microtubule motor activity, calmodulin binding; INVOLVED IN: trichome branching, pollen germination; LOCATED IN: plasma membrane; EXPRESSED IN: 24 plant structures; EXPRESSED DURING: 15 growth stages; CONTAINS InterPro DOMAIN/s: FERM central domain (InterPro:IPR019748), Prismane-like (InterPro:IPR011254), MyTH4 domain (InterPro:IPR000857), Kinesin, motor domain (InterPro:IPR001752), FERM, N-terminal (InterPro:IPR018979), Band 4.1 domain (InterPro:IPR019749), Kinesin, motor region, conserved site (InterPro:IPR019821), FERM/acyl-CoA-binding protein, 3-helical bundle (InterPro:IPR014352), FERM domain (InterPro:IPR000299); BEST Arabidopsis thaliana protein match is: Di-glucose binding protein with Kinesin motor domain (TAIR:AT2G22610.1); Has 92234 Blast hits to 53602 proteins in 2354 species: Archae - 1118; Bacteria - 10667; Metazoa - 44581; Fungi - 7061; Plants - 5079; Viruses - 192; Other Eukaryotes - 23536 (source: NCBI BLink).) gives MEGQRGSNSSLSSGNGTEVATDVSSCFYVPNPSGTDFDAESSSLPPLSPAPQVALSIPAELAAAIPLIDRFQVEAFLRLMQKQIQSAGKRGFFYSKKSSGSNVRERFTFEDMLCFQKDPIPTSLLKINSDLVSRATKLFHLILKYMGVDSSDRSTPPSLDERIDLVGKLFKKTLKRVELRDELFAQISKQTRHNPDRQYLIKAWELMYLCASSMPPSKDIGGYLSEYIHNVAHDATIEPDAQVLAVNTLKALKRSIKAGPRHTTPGREEIEALLTGRKLTTIVFFLDETFEEISYDMATTVSDAVELAGTIKLSAFSSFSLFECRKVVSSSKSSDPGNEEYIGLDDNKYIGDLLAEFKAIKDRNKGEILHCKLVFKKKLFRESDEAVTDLMFVQLSYVQLQHDYLLGNYPVGRDDAAQLCALQILVGIGFVNSPESCIDWTSLLERFLPRQIAITRAKREWELDILARYRSMENVTKDDARQQFLRILKALPYGNSVFFSVRKIDDPIGLLPGRIILGINKRGVHFFRPVPKEYLHSAELRDIMQFGSSNTAVFFKMRVAGVLHIFQFETKQGEEICVALQTHINDVMLRRYSKARSAANSLVNGDISCSSKPQNFEVYEKRLQDLSKAYEESQKKIEKLMDEQQEKNQQEVTLREELEAIHNGLELERRKLLEVTLDRDKLRSLCDEKGTTIQSLMSELRGMEARLAKSGNTKSSKETKSELAEMNNQILYKIQKELEVRNKELHVAVDNSKRLLSENKILEQNLNIEKKKKEEVEIHQKRYEQEKKVLKLRVSELENKLEVLAQDLDSAESTIESKNSDMLLLQNNLKELEELREMKEDIDRKNEQTAAILKMQGAQLAELEILYKEEQVLRKRYYNTIEDMKGKIRVYCRIRPLNEKESSEREKQMLTTVDEFTVEHPWKDDKRKQHIYDRVFDMRASQDDIFEDTKYLVQSAVDGYNVCIFAYGQTGSGKTFTIYGHESNPGLTPRATKELFNILKRDSKRFSFSLKAYMVELYQDTLVDLLLPKSARRLKLEIKKDSKGMVFVENVTTIPISTLEELRMILERGSERRHVSGTNMNEESSRSHLILSVVIESIDLQTQSAARGKLSFVDLAGSERVKKSGSAGCQLKEAQSINKSLSALGDVIGALSSGNQHIPYRNHKLTMLMSDSLGGNAKTLMFVNVSPAESNLDETYNSLLYASRVRTIVNDPSKHISSKEMVRLKKLVAYWKEQAGKKGEEEDLVDIEEDRTRKDEADS, from the exons ATGGAGGGCCAACGAGGCAGTAATTCTTCGTTGAGCTCTGGCAATGGCACCGAAGTCGCCACCGacgtttcttcttgcttctatgTTCCCAATCCCTCTGGAACCGATTTCGATGCCGAGTcgtcttctcttcctcctct CTCCCCAGCTCCTCAAGTGGCATTGTCAATTCCTGCGGAGCTTGCCGCCGCCATTCCCCTCATCGATCGCTTCCAGGTTGAAGCTTTTCTGCGGCTAATGCAGAAACAAATCCAGTCTGCTGGGAAGCGTGGCTTCTTCTATTCCAAAAAGTCCTCTGGCTCCAATGTCCGCGAGCGCTTCACATTTGAGGATATGCTTTGCTTTCAAAAG GATCCAATCCCCACATCTCTCCTCAAGATTAACAGCGATCTCGTCAGCCGTGCTACCAAGTTGTTTCATCTCATCTTAAAATATATGGGTGTTGATTCATCTGATCGATCTACGCCTCCCAGTTTAGATGAACGCATTGACCTCGTTGGAAAGCTCttcaaaaaaactttgaagcGTGTTGAACTCAGGGACGAACTTTTTGCCCAAATCTCCAAACAGACTAGACATAATCCTGACAGGCAATACTTGATCAAAGCTTGGGAATTGATGTACTTATGTGCCTCCTCTATGCCTCCTAGCAAAGATATCGGTGGATATCTATCTGAGTATATTCATAATGTCGCACACGATGCAACTATTGAACCGGATGCTCAGGTTCTTGCTGTTAACACTTTGAAAGCTTTAAAGCGCTCTATCAAAGCTGGTCCTAGGCACACCACACCTGGTCGTGAAGAAATTGAAGCCCTTTTGACCGGTAGAAAGCTCACAACCATTGTCTTCTTTCTCGATGAAACTTTTGAAGAAATTTCATATGACATGGCTACCACAGTGTCTGATGCTGTTGAG CTAGCTGGAACAATTAAACTATCAGCTTTCTCTAGCTTTAGTTTGTTTGAATGTCGTAAAGTTGTTTCAAGTTCTAAATCATCTGATCCCGGAAATG AGGAATATATAGGATTGGATGATAACAAGTATATTGGAGATCTCCTCGCAGAATTTAAAGCTATTAAAGATCGAAATAAAGGAGAGATACTACACTGCAAACtggtatttaaaaaaaaattattccGAGAGTCTGATGAAGCTGTAACAGATCTGATGTTTGTGCAACTTTCGTATGTTCAA CTGCAACATGACTATTTGCTAGGAAACTATCCTGTTGGGAGGGACGATGCTGCACAGCTTTGTGCCTTGCAAATTCTTGTTGGGATTGGGTTTGTCAATAGTCCAGAGTCATGCAT TGATTGGACATCACTTCTTGAGCGGTTTTTGCCAAGACAAATAGCAATAACCCGAGCAAAGCGTGAATGGGAATTGGATATCCTTGCTCGCTACCGTTCAATG GAGAACGTGACCAAAGATGATGCAAGACAACAATTTCTACGGATACTGAAGGCACTGCCATACGGgaattcagttttttttagcGTACGCAAGATAGATGATCCGATCGGTCTTTTACCTGGGCGAATCATTTTGGGTATCAACAAACGTGGG GTTCACTTTTTTCGACCGGTTCCTAAAGAATATCTGCACTCTGCTGAACTACGTGACATCATGCAATTTGGCAGCAGTAACACTGCtgtctttttcaaaatgaGAGTCGCTGGTGTTCTTCACATATTTCAGTTCGAGACAAAACAG GGAGAAGAAATTTGTGTTGCTTTGCAAACACATATAAATGATGTCATGTTGCGTCGTTACTCCAAAGCTCGATCTGCTGCCAATAGCTTGGTTAATGGAGATATATCTTGTAGTTCTAAGCCGCAAAATTTTGAAGTGTATGAAAAACGTTTGCAAGATTTGTCTAAGGCTTATGAAGAGTCCCAAAAGAAGATTGAGAAG TTGATGGATgaacaacaagagaaaaatCAGCAAGAAGTTACTCTGCGTGAAGAGTTAGAAGCTATACACAATGGTTTGGAGCTTGAAAGGAGAAAATTGTTGGAGGTTACTTTAGACCGAGATAAACTTAGGTCATTGTGTGACGAGAAGGGAACAACTATTCAA TCCTTGATGTCTGAACTGCGAGGAATGGAAGCAAGGTTGGCAAAGTCGGGCAACACAAAATCAAGTAAAGAGACAAAATCAGAATTAGCCGAAATGAATAATCAG ATATTATACAAGATCCAAAAGGAGTTAGAAGTTCGAAATAAGGAATTGCATGTCGCAGTTGATAATTCAAAGAGGTTGTTGAGTGAAAACAAGATATTGGAGCAAAATCTCaatattgaaaagaagaaaaaagaggag GTTGAAATTCATCAAAAGAGatatgaacaagaaaaaaaggtgTTAAAGCTTCGAGTTTCTGAACTTGAAAATAAGCTTGAAGTACTTGCTCAAGACTTGGATAGTGCTGAGTCTACGATTGAAAGTAAGAATTCTGACATGCTGCTGTTGCAAAATAACTTGAAAGAACTTGAGGAGTTAAGAGAAATGAAAGAG gACATTGACAGAAAAAATGAGCAAACAGCTGCCATTTTGAAAATGCAAGGAGCCCAACTTGCTGAGCTAGAAATACTTTATAAGGAAGAACAAGTTTTAAGGAAAAGATACTATAATACCATAGAAG ATATGAAAGGGAAGATTAGAGTTTATTGTCGAATAAGACCtctaaatgaaaaagagagttCAGAGAGGGAAAAACAAATGCTGACAACTGTGGATGAGTTTACTGTTGAACATCCATGGAAAGACGACAAAAGAAAGCAACACATATATGATCGCGTATTTGACATGCGTGCTAGTCAAGATGATATCTTTGAAGACACAAAG TATTTGGTACAGTCGGCTGTAGATGGGTATAACGTTTGCATCTTTGCATATGGTCAAACTGGTTCTGGAAAAACTTTCACTATATATGGGCATGAGAGCAATCCTGGACTCACACCTCGAGCTACAAAGGAACTGTTCAACATATTAAAGCGAGATAGCAAgagattttcattttctctaaaG GCATATATGGTGGAACTTTATCAAGACACACTTGTAGACCTTTTGTTACCAAAAAGTGCAAGACGCTTGAAACTAGAGattaaaaaagattcaaag GGAATGGTCTTTGTAGAGAATGTGACAACTATTCCTATATCAACTTTGGAGGAACTGCGAATGATTCTTGAACGGGGATCGGAACGACGACATGTTTCTGGAACAAATATGAATGAAGAAAGCTCAAGATCTCACCTCATATTATCAGTTGTTATTGAAAGTATTGATCTTCAAACCCAGTCTGCTGCGAGGGGCAAG CTGAGTTTTGTGGATCTTGCTGGTTCTGAGAGAGTTAAAAAGTCGGGCTCAGCTGGTTGTCAACTCAAAGAAGCTCAAAGTATCAACAAATCACTTTCTGCATTAGGTGATGTTATTGGTGCTTTATCTTCTGGCAACCAGCATATTCCTTATAGGAATCACAAGCTAACGATGTTGATGAGCGATTCATTGGGCGGCAATGCCAAGACGTTAATGTTTGTTAATGTGTCTCCAGCCGAATCAAATTTGGACGAGACGTACAATTCTCTTCT ATATGCATCGAGAGTGAGAACGATCGTGAATGATCCCAGCAAACATATATCATCCAAAGAGATGGTGCGATTGAAGAAGTTGGTAGCATACTGGAAAGAGCAAGCCGGTAAAAAAGGTGAGGAAGAAGACTTGGTGGATATTGAGGAAGATCGTACACGAAAAGATGAGGCAGATAGTTGA